In Candidatus Kaistella beijingensis, a genomic segment contains:
- a CDS encoding AraC family transcriptional regulator translates to MLKTSITSITISSLKRPFSFDGQFTIFKISDLLSVFSDGHAFKSKFYTLLIIDKGEGKMMMDNEIFEIKKGRTFFINYNQVFHFSELKNFSGQVLLFTRSFYNLIYTGNMKIKNDTAFSSLASFVDFEESERKDFLQCVKKINHEFDNNNVLSKEIICLLLKVIMLKYIRSSGNANYIDFKTNRKVTYLEDFKKLVDAHFKELKRTSDYASKLNISPNYLNAVVKDKLDISAETFIQNRVILEAERLLLNTDFSVTEISFELGFSDKSHFGKYFKKVANDSPNNYRKKFLQEAENED, encoded by the coding sequence ATGTTGAAAACCTCTATTACTTCCATCACCATTAGTTCGCTGAAAAGGCCATTTTCATTTGATGGGCAGTTTACGATTTTCAAAATTTCGGATTTGCTTTCCGTTTTTTCGGACGGACACGCTTTCAAAAGTAAGTTCTACACATTGCTTATTATTGATAAAGGTGAGGGAAAAATGATGATGGATAATGAAATTTTTGAGATAAAAAAAGGACGCACATTTTTCATCAATTACAATCAGGTCTTTCATTTCTCGGAACTGAAAAATTTTTCGGGGCAGGTTTTGCTCTTCACACGTTCGTTTTACAACCTGATTTACACGGGAAATATGAAGATTAAAAACGATACGGCATTTTCTTCATTGGCATCTTTTGTAGATTTTGAAGAAAGCGAGCGAAAGGATTTTTTGCAGTGTGTGAAGAAAATCAATCACGAATTTGATAACAACAATGTCTTAAGCAAAGAAATTATTTGCCTTTTGCTGAAGGTCATTATGCTGAAATACATCCGAAGTTCTGGGAATGCCAATTATATCGATTTCAAAACCAATAGAAAAGTAACGTATTTGGAAGATTTCAAAAAATTGGTGGATGCGCATTTCAAGGAACTTAAAAGAACATCCGATTATGCCTCAAAACTCAATATTTCACCCAATTATCTTAATGCGGTGGTGAAAGACAAGTTAGATATTTCTGCGGAAACTTTCATTCAGAACCGTGTCATTCTTGAAGCAGAAAGACTTTTGCTGAATACCGATTTTTCCGTAACGGAGATTTCTTTTGAACTCGGTTTTAGCGACAAATCGCATTTTGGGAAATATTTTAAAAAAGTAGCGAACGATTCTCCCAATAATTACAGAAAAAAATTCCTGCAAGAAGCAGAAAATGAAGATTAA
- a CDS encoding alanine racemase, which yields MAYINLNTTKLIHNYDYLNNLFEINDIEWAIVSKILCGNEIFLKSLLQISNKEICDSRLSNLQAIKKISPKTQTIYIKPPANRLAKEIVEFADVSFNTELGTLKALSEEAVKQKKIHKVVLMVEMGELREGILVNKMVQFYAKISKLRNLKIVGIGTNLNCLNGILPDKKKLQKLNHCRNVIEKKFGEKIPYISGGSSVTIPLIFKDRVPEEINHFRVGETLFFGTDVYNDTVISGMYHDVFTLTSEIIELQEKPKVPFGKAGTNLTGETPQFSNAESHKTSFRAIMDIGLLDIDIDNIKPIFPDVEIIGASSDMLILDLGVNKNGLKAGDSLKFTINYMAVLRAMNSDYVDKKISNKIPASELKILEFKN from the coding sequence ATGGCTTATATTAATTTAAATACTACAAAACTCATTCACAATTACGATTACCTCAATAATTTATTTGAAATAAACGATATTGAATGGGCGATTGTGTCGAAAATATTGTGCGGAAACGAAATTTTCCTGAAATCTTTGCTTCAAATTTCAAATAAAGAAATTTGCGATTCTCGATTGAGCAATCTTCAGGCAATAAAAAAAATCTCACCAAAAACACAGACAATTTATATAAAACCGCCTGCAAACCGCCTTGCAAAAGAAATTGTAGAATTTGCAGACGTCAGTTTCAATACAGAATTAGGAACATTGAAAGCCCTTTCTGAAGAAGCCGTGAAACAGAAAAAAATTCATAAAGTAGTTTTGATGGTAGAAATGGGCGAACTTCGGGAAGGAATTTTGGTGAATAAAATGGTGCAGTTTTACGCTAAAATTTCAAAGTTGCGAAATCTGAAAATCGTAGGAATTGGAACCAATCTCAATTGTTTGAACGGAATTTTGCCCGACAAAAAGAAACTTCAGAAACTGAACCATTGCCGAAATGTTATCGAGAAAAAGTTTGGTGAAAAAATCCCTTACATTTCAGGCGGTTCTTCCGTTACCATTCCTTTGATTTTTAAGGATAGAGTTCCCGAAGAAATTAACCATTTTCGTGTGGGCGAAACGCTATTTTTTGGAACCGATGTTTACAATGATACGGTGATTTCAGGAATGTATCACGATGTTTTCACGCTTACTTCCGAGATTATAGAATTGCAGGAAAAACCAAAAGTTCCGTTTGGAAAAGCGGGAACCAATCTTACCGGTGAAACACCACAATTTAGCAATGCCGAAAGTCATAAAACCTCGTTTCGTGCGATTATGGACATTGGTTTATTGGATATCGACATTGATAATATTAAGCCGATTTTTCCCGATGTAGAAATTATTGGCGCAAGTTCGGATATGTTGATTTTGGATTTGGGCGTAAACAAAAACGGCTTGAAAGCAGGCGATTCGCTAAAGTTTACAATTAATTATATGGCGGTTTTGCGTGCAATGAATTCCGATTATGTGGACAAAAAAATCAGCAATAAAATACCGGCTTCCGAATTGAAAATTTTGGAATTTAAGAACTAA